The Polymorphobacter megasporae genome window below encodes:
- a CDS encoding TRAP transporter large permease yields MTALVPEAVGIIGLVCLLASLALGLPIGVALLMVALIGLSVLISPEAALIKLGVVSFATITRYELGVLPLFILMAHLCFAAGASRDFFDVAARFVGHRRGGLAIASIGGCAGFGAISGSSLATVATVTAVALPEMRKANYAPSFATGALAAGGTLGSLVPPSGALIVFGIIAEQSISKLFAAAIVPGITQALFYVVAISIMCWINPTLGPPTARVPWRERIAGLVKIIDVLALIVFVIGGLFIGWFTPTEAASVGSVAALLLCWWRGKLSWSAVTGALDATLRTTGMIYLVIIGALLFATFIGVTGVATWLAHGVAGLHASPTIAIIAMAVALLVLGSFLDGIALMLLTTPIFLPIIHDLGMSPIWFGIFLVRTMEIGFVHPPLGLNVYVIQGIAKDIPLATIFRGIVPFLFVDFLHLALLIAVPMLALWLPKMLA; encoded by the coding sequence ATGACCGCGCTCGTCCCTGAAGCCGTCGGCATCATCGGACTGGTCTGCTTGCTGGCCAGTCTCGCGCTCGGCCTGCCGATCGGTGTCGCATTGCTGATGGTTGCGCTGATCGGCCTGTCGGTTTTGATCTCGCCCGAGGCGGCGCTGATCAAGCTCGGCGTCGTCAGCTTCGCCACGATCACCCGCTACGAACTGGGTGTGCTGCCGCTTTTCATCCTGATGGCGCATCTGTGCTTTGCCGCAGGGGCCAGCCGGGACTTTTTCGACGTCGCGGCGCGCTTCGTCGGTCATCGCCGCGGCGGCCTCGCGATCGCCTCGATCGGCGGCTGTGCGGGCTTCGGGGCGATCAGCGGATCGAGCCTCGCGACAGTCGCGACCGTCACCGCCGTCGCCTTGCCCGAAATGCGCAAGGCCAATTACGCGCCGTCGTTCGCCACCGGAGCCCTCGCCGCGGGTGGCACCCTCGGATCGCTCGTCCCGCCTTCGGGAGCCTTGATCGTCTTCGGCATCATCGCCGAGCAGTCGATCAGCAAATTGTTCGCAGCGGCGATCGTTCCCGGGATCACGCAGGCACTGTTCTACGTCGTCGCGATCTCGATCATGTGCTGGATCAATCCCACGCTCGGGCCGCCGACCGCGCGTGTGCCGTGGCGCGAGCGCATTGCCGGGCTGGTCAAGATCATCGACGTGCTCGCACTGATCGTCTTCGTCATCGGCGGCCTGTTCATCGGCTGGTTCACGCCGACCGAGGCGGCCTCGGTCGGATCGGTGGCGGCGCTGTTGCTGTGCTGGTGGCGCGGCAAGCTAAGCTGGAGCGCGGTCACCGGTGCGCTCGATGCAACGCTGCGGACGACCGGCATGATCTATCTCGTCATTATTGGCGCGCTGCTTTTTGCTACCTTCATCGGCGTCACTGGGGTCGCGACGTGGCTGGCGCACGGCGTCGCCGGGCTGCACGCGTCACCGACCATCGCGATCATTGCCATGGCCGTCGCGCTGCTCGTGCTCGGATCGTTTCTCGACGGCATCGCGCTGATGCTGCTGACGACGCCAATCTTCCTGCCGATCATTCACGACCTTGGGATGAGCCCAATCTGGTTCGGCATATTCCTCGTGCGGACGATGGAGATCGGTTTCGTCCATCCGCCACTCGGGCTTAACGTCTACGTCATCCAGGGCATTGCCAAGGATATCCCGCTGGCGACGATCTTCCGCGGGATCGTGCCGTTCCTGTTCGTCGATTTCCTCCACCTCGCCCTGTTGATCGCGGTGCCGATGCTGGCGCTGTGGCTGCCAAAGATGCTCGCATGA
- a CDS encoding TRAP transporter small permease, translating into MTPTDMDFDGDPMRVRVPGGRLRRIALATGSAALLIAMATDALAVAGRHLGVRFLGAIEIVEACVAVAATSAIVIATIDGTHARVRIVLEQVGERVATALERLADVCSAVIFLLLAAGSIWLASDLWQGHEVTEVLGLPLRWFRLFWIAGVLLAAVIFAVHARKLRR; encoded by the coding sequence ATGACACCGACCGACATGGACTTCGACGGAGACCCGATGCGCGTGCGCGTCCCGGGAGGTCGCCTGCGAAGGATCGCGCTCGCGACAGGGTCTGCTGCGCTCCTCATCGCGATGGCAACCGATGCGCTGGCGGTGGCGGGGCGTCATCTCGGCGTCCGGTTTCTCGGCGCGATCGAGATCGTCGAGGCGTGCGTCGCGGTGGCGGCGACGTCGGCGATCGTGATCGCCACGATCGACGGGACGCATGCACGCGTCCGGATCGTCCTCGAACAGGTTGGCGAGCGCGTCGCCACCGCACTGGAGCGGCTTGCCGACGTCTGCAGCGCGGTTATCTTCCTCCTGCTTGCTGCGGGTTCGATCTGGCTGGCCAGCGACCTGTGGCAGGGGCATGAGGTCACCGAAGTGCTCGGCCTGCCGCTACGCTGGTTCAGGCTGTTCTGGATCGCCGGCGTCCTGCTTGCCGCGGTGATCTTCGCGGTCCACGCGCGAAAGCTCCGGCGATGA
- a CDS encoding MarR family winged helix-turn-helix transcriptional regulator has product MLAQPRPNTAVNDEHLDLGRLGNFIGFRLRRIQNQLSSAFTGTSIEHGLRPGEFSALAVISANPGLSQAKLAREVGLDKSAAVAVVDDLERLHFAERQRSPGDRRRHALYTTAGGEAALEKMFATLATVERDVLNVLGPHDLQILSGLLDRVYDSCFRK; this is encoded by the coding sequence ATGCTCGCTCAACCTCGACCCAATACAGCTGTCAACGACGAGCACCTCGACCTCGGACGGCTCGGCAATTTCATCGGCTTCCGTCTGCGCCGCATCCAGAACCAGTTGTCGAGTGCGTTCACGGGCACGAGCATCGAACATGGCTTGCGGCCGGGCGAATTTTCTGCGCTCGCGGTCATCTCGGCCAACCCGGGTCTGTCGCAGGCCAAGCTGGCGCGCGAGGTCGGCCTCGACAAATCCGCCGCCGTCGCGGTCGTCGACGATCTCGAGCGCCTTCACTTCGCCGAGCGGCAACGCTCCCCCGGCGACCGGCGCCGTCACGCCCTTTACACCACCGCTGGCGGCGAAGCGGCGCTGGAGAAGATGTTCGCCACGCTCGCTACCGTCGAACGCGACGTCCTCAATGTGCTCGGCCCGCACGATCTTCAGATACTCAGCGGGTTGCTCGACCGCGTCTACGACTCCTGCTTCCGCAAATAA
- a CDS encoding CaiB/BaiF CoA transferase family protein, producing the protein MTQAHRPLEGLRVIDLTRALAGPYATLLLAGLGAEVIKVEDPDGGDLARENSPYVGRDGVTVERLHDDDISISHLARARGKQGISLNFKAESARQVFQDLCSRADIVVENFAAGTADRLGVGYTAAKAARPDIIYCSLSGFGADRPDGKAMDVIIQALSGAMYTSGEPGAPPVRMGIPVADMLAPVFGVIGILAALEQRHRTGEGQHIDVSMLGALTSFVAIENWSALAAAGMPSRTGLTVQRLSPFGVFECSDGYVAVVAVHEKLARGLFRAMGRPELSADPRYAGRDVRVANAVPLEAEITAWSKQHTVAAVVAALQAEGVPVAPVRHPEEALVDPRVVERNETMPLAHPAYPSTVDLRSVGVPITFSAARTGFDAVLPVHIGEHNQQVLGGLLGYDDAKIAALAVEGAI; encoded by the coding sequence ATGACCCAAGCCCATCGACCGCTCGAAGGCCTGCGCGTGATCGACCTGACGCGGGCGCTCGCCGGGCCGTATGCAACTTTGCTGCTGGCGGGTCTCGGGGCCGAGGTGATCAAGGTCGAGGATCCGGATGGAGGCGATCTCGCGCGCGAAAACAGCCCGTATGTGGGCCGCGACGGGGTGACGGTCGAGCGCCTCCACGATGACGATATCTCGATTTCCCATCTTGCCCGCGCCCGCGGCAAGCAGGGCATTTCACTCAACTTCAAGGCAGAAAGCGCGCGCCAGGTTTTTCAGGATCTGTGCAGCCGCGCGGATATCGTCGTCGAGAATTTCGCTGCCGGCACCGCCGACCGGCTCGGCGTCGGCTATACGGCGGCGAAGGCGGCGCGGCCCGACATCATCTATTGCTCGCTATCGGGCTTCGGTGCCGACCGCCCCGACGGCAAGGCGATGGACGTGATCATCCAGGCGCTGTCGGGAGCGATGTACACGAGCGGCGAGCCGGGCGCGCCGCCGGTCCGAATGGGTATTCCCGTTGCCGACATGCTGGCCCCGGTGTTCGGCGTGATCGGCATCCTCGCCGCGCTCGAACAGCGGCATCGGACCGGCGAGGGCCAGCATATCGACGTCTCGATGCTCGGCGCGCTGACGTCGTTCGTCGCGATCGAGAACTGGTCGGCACTCGCTGCCGCCGGGATGCCGTCGCGGACCGGGCTGACGGTCCAGCGCCTGTCACCGTTCGGCGTCTTCGAATGTTCGGACGGCTATGTCGCCGTCGTCGCGGTCCACGAAAAGCTTGCGCGGGGGCTTTTCCGCGCGATGGGCCGTCCCGAACTGAGCGCCGACCCGCGCTATGCCGGGCGCGACGTCCGCGTCGCGAACGCCGTGCCGCTCGAAGCCGAGATCACAGCGTGGTCGAAGCAGCACACGGTCGCGGCTGTCGTCGCGGCGCTGCAGGCCGAGGGCGTTCCGGTTGCGCCGGTCCGGCACCCAGAAGAGGCGTTGGTCGATCCCCGCGTCGTCGAGCGCAACGAGACGATGCCGCTCGCCCATCCCGCCTACCCGTCGACCGTCGATCTTCGCAGCGTCGGGGTGCCGATCACCTTTTCGGCCGCGCGCACCGGCTTCGACGCGGTACTGCCGGTCCATATCGGTGAACATAACCAGCAGGTGCTGGGCGGCCTGCTCGGCTACGACGATGCCAAGATCGCCGCGCTGGCAGTGGAAGGGGCGATCTGA
- a CDS encoding 2-hydroxyacyl-CoA dehydratase family protein has protein sequence MSAADALAAIGAAYRDPDVIAQRLTAGGARVIRTIGSDAPDALLRAAGFTPVRVVPPSVDATPRADALIGKPTGRLRTHRLLEWLLEPSQADTPILITRADSQQPQLFAALRELRRLGEPGPRRFAMLDLLHQPRASSRRYNRHRLAQLGDWLVEQGGNPVSDASLSAGIDAETRLRTHILALQARRSAAKLSLSGTDMLRIAGACATLPIAEMIGHLEAIFADPAAPLKASRRLWLTGTAPEDDRVYAELERDGVIIVGDSHDWGVSRFRLAPSATLDDLADPERLAPLAARSLADAARTTIAAAREAAADTIVNLILDGDEVAPWLSSQLRGHTSFIVEEHVWPMPALPLTRPNAVAATRPERSRKLLRVAADFGTFQRAWFADVRAKVADGALFAVVNANAPQEILRAFDLPFVVNQWWASIVAAKRQSGRYRRLLAEHGLPADVEAYSTQALAAAFDDDPEAAPWGGLPTPDFVYAIAASDPTPAIFEAMAEHAHAAHFIYERTVDPRPAIATRWWEVMPDDWDVALEAERIDLLVDELRAVISQLETATGRAFDLPRFREILDLVNEQEDYYRATRDLIARTVPAPISIVDSMPATMVPQWHRGSAWARDAARAFHDEVAARVATGEGVVRDEKVRLMWVGRGLWSETSFYQRWEDSHGAVFVWSMYLALAADGYIRRFDRGRDPLRALAARFLTMGDELRMPSWAGPWHVHEAKTHQVDGAVALADADPFTVRALVDAGIPVLELGVDNFSLQADDLDRLNARVTSFIEGAAGARAAARRGIVA, from the coding sequence ATGTCCGCCGCCGACGCGCTCGCCGCGATCGGTGCCGCCTATCGCGACCCGGATGTAATCGCGCAGCGGCTTACGGCTGGCGGGGCCCGGGTGATCCGCACCATCGGCAGCGATGCCCCCGACGCCTTGTTACGCGCGGCGGGCTTTACGCCGGTACGTGTCGTGCCGCCATCGGTCGACGCGACGCCGCGCGCCGATGCGCTGATCGGCAAGCCGACGGGACGGCTGCGGACACACCGCCTGCTCGAATGGCTGCTCGAGCCGAGCCAGGCCGACACGCCGATCCTGATTACCCGCGCCGACAGCCAGCAGCCGCAGCTGTTCGCCGCTTTGCGCGAACTGCGGCGACTGGGCGAGCCGGGGCCGCGGCGCTTCGCGATGCTCGACCTGCTCCACCAGCCGCGCGCGAGTTCACGCCGCTATAATCGCCACCGGCTGGCGCAGCTTGGCGACTGGCTGGTCGAGCAGGGCGGCAATCCCGTTTCCGATGCATCGCTAAGCGCCGGGATCGATGCCGAGACGCGACTGCGGACCCACATTCTCGCACTGCAGGCGCGCCGGTCAGCGGCGAAGCTTTCGCTGTCAGGGACCGACATGCTGCGGATCGCGGGCGCCTGTGCGACCTTGCCGATCGCCGAGATGATCGGGCATCTCGAAGCTATCTTCGCTGATCCGGCCGCACCGCTCAAGGCGTCACGACGGTTGTGGCTGACCGGCACCGCTCCCGAAGACGACCGGGTCTACGCCGAGCTCGAACGCGACGGTGTCATCATCGTCGGCGACAGCCACGATTGGGGCGTGTCGCGGTTCCGCCTCGCACCGTCAGCCACCCTCGACGACCTTGCCGACCCCGAGCGGCTCGCCCCGCTCGCAGCGCGCTCGCTTGCCGACGCAGCGCGCACAACCATCGCCGCTGCCCGAGAAGCGGCCGCCGATACGATCGTCAACCTGATCCTCGACGGTGACGAGGTCGCGCCATGGCTATCGTCGCAACTGCGGGGGCATACTAGTTTTATCGTCGAGGAGCACGTCTGGCCGATGCCTGCCCTGCCCCTTACGCGTCCGAATGCCGTTGCAGCGACGAGGCCGGAACGCAGTCGCAAGCTGTTGCGCGTCGCCGCCGATTTCGGGACGTTCCAGCGCGCATGGTTCGCCGACGTCCGGGCCAAGGTCGCCGACGGCGCGCTGTTCGCGGTGGTCAACGCCAATGCACCGCAGGAAATCCTGCGCGCGTTCGACCTGCCGTTCGTCGTCAACCAGTGGTGGGCGTCGATCGTCGCGGCGAAGCGGCAATCGGGGCGGTACCGCCGCCTCCTCGCCGAACACGGCTTGCCCGCCGACGTCGAGGCGTACAGCACGCAGGCGCTGGCGGCGGCGTTCGACGACGATCCCGAGGCGGCACCGTGGGGCGGCCTGCCGACGCCCGATTTTGTCTACGCCATCGCCGCCTCCGACCCGACGCCGGCGATCTTCGAGGCGATGGCCGAGCACGCTCATGCCGCGCATTTCATCTATGAGCGGACGGTCGACCCCCGGCCTGCGATCGCGACGCGCTGGTGGGAGGTGATGCCCGACGATTGGGATGTCGCGCTCGAAGCCGAGCGGATCGACCTGCTCGTCGATGAGCTTCGCGCGGTGATCTCTCAACTCGAAACGGCGACCGGTCGCGCGTTCGATTTGCCGCGGTTCCGCGAGATCCTCGATCTGGTCAACGAGCAGGAGGATTATTACCGCGCCACCCGCGATCTCATCGCGCGGACGGTGCCCGCTCCGATCAGCATCGTCGACAGCATGCCGGCGACGATGGTGCCGCAATGGCATCGCGGCAGCGCATGGGCGCGCGACGCGGCGCGGGCATTCCACGACGAGGTTGCCGCCCGGGTCGCCACGGGTGAAGGCGTCGTCCGCGACGAGAAGGTGCGGTTGATGTGGGTCGGGCGCGGGTTGTGGAGCGAGACCAGCTTCTACCAGCGCTGGGAAGACAGCCACGGCGCGGTGTTCGTCTGGTCGATGTATCTTGCGCTCGCCGCCGACGGCTATATCCGCCGCTTCGATCGCGGGCGCGACCCATTGCGAGCCTTGGCGGCGCGGTTCCTGACGATGGGCGACGAATTGCGGATGCCGAGCTGGGCCGGACCGTGGCACGTCCATGAGGCCAAGACCCACCAGGTCGACGGCGCGGTCGCACTCGCCGATGCCGACCCCTTCACGGTGCGCGCGTTGGTCGATGCCGGAATTCCCGTACTCGAACTCGGCGTCGACAATTTCTCGTTGCAGGCCGACGATCTCGATCGGCTCAACGCCCGCGTGACGAGCTTCATCGAGGGCGCGGCGGGGGCTCGCGCGGCAGCGCGGCGCGGCATCGTCGCGTGA
- the dctP gene encoding TRAP transporter substrate-binding protein DctP, with product MTRWLLTLFAAACALAGCARPDPNVVTLSYATPYPPTHPFSQADRKWIDWVEAESHGRIKIAPFWGGAILSSDQSMEEVRHGVADIGLIAPIYTLGNAHAQRAQVGFYGHVGSIDEQVGVYKCLIERFPVLRDELRGLRVLAVQGGNLPGILTRNRPVHSLADLRGLRLRAPAENTGVLRVLGADPVDMPMGNVYSALAKGVIDGVVAPADTLKSLNFAEVAHHFVTLRISRGAYPARAMNEARWRSLPPDLQALLARSQAVWERALADKITGAEKKGRIFGAQQGVVFSPISPADQARFDTLYNIDSAKTAASLSRFGIAGLPIFDEAQRLIGETPSGIAPACAPQGPANPQDPK from the coding sequence ATGACGCGGTGGCTGCTCACTTTGTTTGCGGCGGCGTGTGCGCTGGCCGGTTGCGCGCGTCCCGACCCGAACGTCGTGACGCTCAGCTACGCCACGCCGTATCCGCCGACCCATCCGTTCAGCCAGGCCGACCGGAAGTGGATCGACTGGGTCGAAGCGGAATCGCACGGACGCATCAAGATCGCGCCATTCTGGGGCGGGGCAATCCTGTCGAGCGACCAGAGCATGGAGGAGGTTCGACACGGCGTCGCCGACATCGGCCTGATCGCCCCGATCTACACGCTCGGCAATGCCCACGCCCAGCGCGCGCAGGTTGGCTTTTACGGACACGTCGGATCGATCGATGAGCAGGTCGGCGTCTATAAATGCCTGATTGAACGCTTTCCGGTCCTCCGCGACGAGCTTCGGGGATTGCGGGTACTTGCGGTCCAAGGCGGCAATCTGCCCGGCATCCTCACGCGCAACCGCCCGGTCCACAGCCTCGCCGACCTCCGCGGGCTGCGCCTGCGCGCGCCAGCCGAGAATACCGGCGTCTTGCGTGTCCTTGGTGCCGACCCGGTCGATATGCCGATGGGCAACGTCTATTCCGCACTCGCTAAGGGCGTAATCGACGGCGTCGTCGCACCCGCCGATACGCTGAAGAGCCTCAACTTCGCCGAGGTCGCCCACCATTTCGTCACGCTTCGCATCAGCCGCGGCGCCTATCCGGCGCGGGCGATGAACGAGGCACGGTGGCGATCGCTCCCGCCCGATCTCCAGGCGCTGCTGGCGCGAAGCCAGGCCGTCTGGGAGCGTGCGCTCGCCGACAAGATCACCGGCGCCGAGAAAAAGGGCCGCATCTTCGGAGCGCAGCAGGGTGTTGTCTTTTCGCCGATTTCGCCGGCGGATCAGGCGCGGTTCGACACGCTCTACAATATCGATTCCGCGAAGACGGCGGCCTCACTGTCGCGCTTCGGCATCGCCGGACTGCCCATCTTCGATGAAGCTCAGCGCCTCATCGGCGAGACCCCGTCCGGCATCGCGCCGGCCTGCGCGCCACAAGGGCCAGCCAACCCACAGGATCCAAAATGA